A portion of the Musa acuminata AAA Group cultivar baxijiao chromosome BXJ1-1, Cavendish_Baxijiao_AAA, whole genome shotgun sequence genome contains these proteins:
- the LOC135615838 gene encoding uncharacterized protein LOC135615838 isoform X6, whose amino-acid sequence MDGSRSDDCHRDENTPKPKRTKRKSKRQTNEIGKPTRKRKKAFEKPDSVVENSPKKKFPHATRRRRRQVKKVLLQTPEDEIDPRQISIRGLIMLAEAKEQIGSKETAAMSKLFSGQRLFTNLELILQ is encoded by the exons ATGGATGGCAGCCGAAGTGATGATTGTCATAGGGATGAAAATACGCCTAAGCCAAAGAGGACCAAGAGAAAGTCAAAGAGGCAGACAAATGAAATTGGAAAACCCACTCGGAAGCGTAAGAAAGCCTTTGAAAAACCTGATTCTGTTGTAGagaattcacctaaaaagaagttTCCTCATGCCACAAGGCGAAGGAGAAGGCAAG TGAAAAAAGTTTTACTGCAAACACCTGAAGATGAGATTGACCCGAGACAGATTAGCATAAGAGGCCTAATAATGCTTGCAGAGGCTAAGGAGCAGATAGGA AGTAAAGAAACGGCGGCAATGAGTAAATTATTCTCAGGTCAGAG GCTATTCACCAATTTGGAACTGATTTTGCAATGA
- the LOC103980996 gene encoding brefeldin A-inhibited guanine nucleotide-exchange protein 1: MAFFQSLGGSSRAGRVLGPALDKIIKNAAWRKHSNLVSACKAALDHLDGLSDSPDIADPSPLLGLPFAAADSLLQPLVIAIDSASPKVAEPALECSQKLFSHGLLRGEINLQTDADDAPRSAASRLLASVCSCGGIGDEAIELAMLRVLIAAVRSPAVLVRDECLAQIVRSCYNVYLGSQSGANQLCAKLVLAQMLVIICARVEADAMDVVRVRTVSIADMMDLSDRNLNDSTLVQAAQNFINEVMEGNEAEPLPSKSHKGEGLVPTVSSEGEGAVNGGVSGGLSKIREDGLFLFKNLCKLSMKFSTQENPEDPLLLRGKVLSLELLKLAIENAGPLWRTNERFLGAIKQYLCLSLLKNSALSVMSIFQLLCSIFMGLLSRFRSMLKEEVGIFFPMLVLRILENVLQPSFLQKMTVLNLLETICQDPQIMVDIFVNYDCDVNAPNIFERVVNGLLKTGLGVPPGSVTSLSPAQDSTLRVESVKCLAGIIKSMGAWMDQQLKIGVFAPQSLEKEHSAENLTVLNGEEGTIAEYDLHSDANSELSDAATLEQRRAYKLEFQKGVSLFNRKPSKGIDFLIKTKKIGASPEEVASFLKITSGLNAAMIGDYLGEREEFPLKVMHAYVDSIDFEGMNFGEAIRFFLRGFRLPGEAQKIDRIMEKFAERYCKCNPSSFTSADTAYVLAYSVIMLNTDAHNNMVKDKMSKAEFIRNNRGIDDGKDLPEDYLSSLYDQIVKSEIKISVDSSAPQSKQTSSINKLLGLDSIFNLVNWKQAEEKALGANDLLIRHIQEQFKAKSGKSESMFYAVTDTAILRFMIEVCWAPMMAAFSVTLDQSDDKSATAQCLQGFRYAVHVTSVMHMQTQRDAFVTSVAKFTYLHCAADMKQKNVDAVKAIVSIAIEDGNYLQESWEHIFTCLSRFEHLHLLGEGAPPDASFFTAPLTESEERSQKTLAVTSMKRKGNALQNPAVMAVVRGGSYDSASVGIKASALVTPDQISSFISNLNLLDQIGSFELNHIFAHSQRLNGDAIVAFVRALCKVSMTELQSPTDPRVFSLTKIVEIAHYNMNRIRLVWSRIWNVLAEFFVSVGLSENLSVAIFVMDSLRQLAMKFLEREELANYNFQNEFLRPFVVVMQKSVSSEIRELIVRCVSQMVLGRVNHVKSGWKSVFTVFTIAAADERKSIVLLAFGTMEKIVRDYFPYITETETTTFTDCVKCLIAFTNSRFNSDASLNAIAFLRFCAVKLAEGGLVCYDKNSDGHLGNGDALDGNNLTEKDDHAFFWLPLLDGLSKLTSDPRPTIRKGALEVFFDILKDHGHLFSSHLWINIFKSAISPIFNNPRHMLVGQVSPVHNSQYMEDDSWKSETDTLAAKCLVDLFVKFFDVMRSQLANVVAIITSFLSSPYKQYANTGMAALLHLAASLGSKLSEAEWKDILVPLKESAASMLPVFSNIIKIMQNVEVPDRNQPYSDGEQYSDHEFINDDEEEANMETASYAIVRMKNHISVQLQIVQVVKKLYEVHRKYFSAAHVTILLEILSSIASHSSEVSNESAVQLKMQKACSLLEISDPPIVHFENESYQNLLKFLQTLLTEDEFVSHELRIESEVVSVCQKILQIYLNCAGHELTDQISNTSPALHWILPLGSAKREELAARASLAVLSLQVLSSLERDSFKRNLPCIFPLLVNLIRCEHSSSEVQHVLFDIFQSLVGPAIMNL, from the exons ATGGCGTTCTTCCAATCCCTCGGGGGTAGCTCTCGTGCCGGCCGTGTCCTTGGGCCCGCTCTCGACAAGATCATCAAGAACGCTGCGTGGCGGAAGCACTCCAATCTCGTCTCCGCCTGCAAGGCCGCTCTCGACCACCTCGATGGCCTCTCCGATTCCCCTGACATCGCCGACCCCTCTCCGCTCCTCGGCCTCCCATTCGCAGCTGCCGACTCTCTCCTCCAGCCCCTCGTCATCGCCATCGATTCCGCCTCCCCAAAGGTTGCTGAGCCTGCTCTTGAGTGCTCCCAGAAGCTCTTCTCCCACGGTCTCCTCCGTGGCGAGATCAACCTTCAAACCGACGCCGATGATGCTCCCCGTTCTGCCGCCTCACGTCTCCTGGCTTCTGTCTGCAGCTGTGGGGGGATCGGCGACGAGGCCATCGAGCTCGCCATGCTCAGGGTCCTCATTGCCGCTGTCAGGTCGCCCGCCGTGCTGGTCCGCGACGAGTGTTTGGCCCAGATAGTCCGAAGCTGCTATAACGTGTACCTCGGCAGCCAGAGCGGGGCCAATCAATTGTGTGCCAAATTGGTCCTGGCTCAGATGCTCGTTATCATCTGTGCCAGGGTGGAGGCAGATGCCATGGATGTTGTCAGGGTTCGGACGGTCTCCATTGCCGATATGATGGATCTATCAGATAGAAACTTGAACGATTCCACTCTGGTTCAGGCTGCACAGAATTTTATCAATGAGGTAATGGAGGGAAATGAAGCTGAGCCTTTGCCATCAAAATCGCACAAGGGAGAGGGTTTGGTGCCAACAGTATCTTCTGAAGGGGAGGGGGCAGTCAATGGTGGAGTTAGTGGTGGATTGAGCAAGATCAGAGAAGATGGGCTGTTTCTCTTCAAGAACTTGTGTAAACTCTCAATGAAGTTCTCCACGCAAGAGAATCCCGAGGACCCTCTCTTGTTAAGGGGGAAGGTTTTGTCGCTGGAACTTCTGAAGCTAGCAATTGAGAATGCGGGGCCTCTCTGGCGGACAAATGAGAG GTTTCTTGGAGCTATCAAGCAATATCTTTGCTTATCACTGTTGAAGAATAGTGCATTATCAGTGATGAGTATTTTTCAGCTACTTTGTTCTATTTTCATGGGCTTATTGTCAAGGTTTAGATCAATGTTGAAAGAGGAAGTTGGAATTTTCTTTCCCATGCTTGTCTTGCGTATACTCGAAAACGTGCTTCAACCTAGTTTTTTGCAGAAAATGACAGTTCTCAACTTATTGGAAACGATCTGTCAAGACCCGCAAATTATGGTTGACATTTTCGTGAATTATGATTGCGATGTGAATGCACCAAACATATTTGAAAG GGTTGTCAATGGCCTTCTAAAGACAGGTTTAGGTGTTCCTCCTGGATCAGTGACATCATTGTCCCCAGCTCAGGATAGCACATTGCGTGTTGAGTCAGTGAAGTGCCTGGCTGGTATCATTAAATCAATGGGAGCATGGATGGATCAGCAGCTGAAAATTGGTGTTTTTGCTCCTCAAAGTCTTGAAAAGGAGCATTCTGCAGAGAACCTCACTGTGTTGAATGGTGAAGAAGGAACCATTGCCGAGTATGATTTGCATTCTGATGCAAATTCTGAGCTATCTGATGCTGCCACACTAGAACAACGGCGGGCCTATAAGTTGGAGTTTCAG AAAGGTGTTTCACTGTTTAACAGGAAACCTTCAAAGGGTATTGATTTTCTAATCAAAACCAAGAAAATAGGTGCTTCGCCAGAAGAAGTGGCTTCCTTTTTGAAAATCACTTCTGGGCTGAATGCAGCTATGATTGGAGACTACTTGGGCGAAAGGGAGGAGTTTCCTTTGAAAGTTATGCATGCATATGTTGATTCAATTGATTTTGAGGGTATGAACTTTGGTGAAGCCATAAGGTTCTTCCTAAGAGGCTTCAGATTGCCTGGAGAAGCACAAAAAATTGACCGCATAATGGAAAAGTTTGCAGAACGTTACTGTAAATGCAACCCGAGTTCTTTTACCAGTGCAGATActgcatatgttcttgcttattcTGTGATAATGCTAAACACTGATGCACACAATAACATGGTGAAAGATAAG ATGTCAAAAGCTGAGTTTATACGGAATAATCGAGGAATAGATGATGGGAAGGATTTACCTGAAGATTATTTGAGTTCTTTATATGATCAAATTGTGAAAAGTGAAATAAAAATTAGTGTTGATTCATCAGCTCCACAGAGTAAGCAAACGAGCAGCATCAATAAGCTTTTGGGATTGGATAGTATTTTCAACTTGGTAAATTGGAAGCAAGCAGAAGAAAAAGCATTAGGTGCAAATGATTTGCTCATTAGGCACATCCAAGAACAGTTTAAAGCAAAGAGCGGAAAATCAGA GTCTATGTTCTATGCTGTAACGGATACAGCAATCCTGAGATTTATGATTGAGGTTTGCTGGGCCCCCATGATGGCTGCTTTCAGTGTGACGCTTGACCAAAGTGATGACAAGTCTGCCACAGCACAGTGTTTGCAGGGCTTCCGATATGCAGTGCATGTCACCTCAGTGATGCATATGCAGACACAGAGAGATGCTTTTGTCACATCCGTAGCAAAATTCACATACCTTCATTGTGCTGCAGACATGAAGCAGAAGAATGTTGATGCTGTTAAG GCTATTGTATCCATTGCCATTGAAGATGGTAATTATCTGCAAGAATCATGGGAGCATATATTTACATGTCTTTCACGGTTTGAGCATTTACACCTGCTAGGAGAGGGTGCACCTCCTGATGCTTCATTCTTTACAGCACCCCTCACTGAATCAGAAGAAAGATCACAGAAAACACTTGCCGTTACATCCATGAAGAGGAAAGGAAATGCTTTACAAAATCCAGCGGTAATGGCTGTTGTTCGAGGTGGTTCTTATGACAGTGCATCTGTGGGAATTAAAGCTTCTGCTTTGGTTACCCCTGATCAGATTAGTAGCTTTATTTCCAACTTAAATCTGTTGGATCAGATTGGTAGCTTTGAGCTAAACCACATATTTGCTCATAGCCAAAGATTGAATGGTGATGCAATTGTAGCTTTTGTGAGGGCCCTTTGTAAGGTTTCTATGACAGAATTACAATCTCCAACAGATCCTCGAGTTTTCAGCCTCACAAAAATAGTTGAAATTGC GCATTATAATATGAATCGCATTCGATTGGTTTGGTCTCGCATCTGGAATGTCCTTGCTGAATTTTTTGTTTCAGTAGGATTGTCAGAAAATCTTTCAGTTGCAATCTTTGTCATGGATTCATTAAGGCAGTTGGCTATGAAGTTTTTGGAGCGAGAGGAGCTTGCTAATTATAATTTTCAGAATGAATTTTTGAGACCTTTTGTGGTTGTTATGCAGAAGAGTGTATCTTCTGAAATTCGTGAACTAATTGTTCGATGTGTTTCACAGATGGTTTTGGGTCGTGTTAATCATGTGAAATCTGGATGGAAAAGTGTTTTTACG GTTTTTACAATTGCTGCTGCTGATGAACGCAAAAGTATTGTTTTGTTGGCTTTTGGGACAATGGAGAAAATAGTTAGGGATTATTTTCCTTATATAACTGAGACAGAAACCACAACGTTCACGGACTGTGTTAAGTGCCTGATAGCTTTTACAAACAGCAGATTCAATAGTGATGCAAGCCTCAATGCTATTGCGTTTCTTCGTTTCTGTGCTGTTAAACTTGCAGAAGGTGGATTGGTTTGCTACGACAAGAACTCTGATGGTCATTTAGGAAATGGAGATGCTTTAGATGGAAATAATTTGACTGAAAAAGATGATCATGCTTTCTTTTGGCTACCTTTACTTGATG GTTTATCTAAGTTGACATCTGATCCTAGACCAACTATCAGAAAAGGTGCTTTAGAAGTATTCTTTGACATTCTCAAGGACCATGGTCACCTATTTTCATCCCATCTCTGGATCAATATCTTTAAATCTGCAATTTCCCCCATTTTTAACAATCCACGGCATATGCTTGTTGGCCAGGTTTCACCAGTGCATAACTCTCAATATATGGAAGATGATTCATGGAAATCTGAAACCGATACATTAGCAGCAAAATGCTTGGTTGACTTATTTGTCAAGTTTTTCGATGTAATGCGTTCACAGCTTGCAAATGTTGTAGCTATTATCACAAGTTTTTTAAGCAGTCCCTATAAGCAGTATGCTAACACAGGGATGGCTGCTTTACTCCATTTGGCTGCCAGTCTAGGAAGCAAGCTATCAGAAGCAGAATGGAAGGATATTTTGGTTCCCTTGAAAGAATCAGCTGCTTCAATGCTACCTGTTTTTTCAAACATCATCAAGATCATGCAAAATGTTGAGGTTCCTGATAGAAATCAGCCTTATTCTGATGGTGAACAATATTCTGATCATGAATTTATTAACGATGATGAAGAGGAGGCTAATATGGAAACAGCATCATATGCAATCGTCAGAATGAAGAACCACATAAGTGTTCAGCTCCAAATTGTACAG GTTGTCAAGAAGCTGTATGAGGTGCATCGGAAATACTTTTCCGCAGCTCATGTTACCATTCTATTGGAAATACTTTCGTCCATTGCATCACATTCAAGTGAAGTGAGTAATGAAAGTGCTGTACAGCTGAAGATGCAGAAGGCATGCTCCTTATTGGAGATTTCTGATCCACCAATTGTTCATTTCGAGAATGAATCCTATCAGAATCTCCTGAAATTCTTGCAAACTTTACTTACTGAAGATGAATTTGTGTCACATGAGTTGAGAATAGAATCAGAAGTTGTGTCAGTTTGTCAGAAAATATTGCAGATATACTTAAATTGTGCAGGACACGAACTAACAGATCAGATTTCAAATACAAGCCCAGCATTACACTGGATACTTCCTTTAGGTTCAGCGAAGAGAGAGGAATTGGCAGCTAGGGCATCGTTGGCTGTGTTGTCCTTGCAAGTCTTAAGTAGCTTGGAGAGGGATTCATTTAAAAGGAACTTGCCTTGCATTTTTCCGTTGTTAGTTAACCTTATTCGTTGTGAACATAGCTCCAGCGAAGTGCAGCATGTGCTATTTGACATCTTTCAGTCATTAGTAGGCCCTGCAATAATGAATTTATGA
- the LOC135615838 gene encoding uncharacterized protein LOC135615838 isoform X7 has translation MDGSRSDDCHRDENTPKPKRTKRKSKRQTNEIGKPTRKRKKAFEKPDSVVENSPKKKFPHATRRRRRQVKKVLLQTPEDEIDPRQISIRGLIMLAEAKEQIGSKETAAMSKLFSGQSSCSLNHTRH, from the exons ATGGATGGCAGCCGAAGTGATGATTGTCATAGGGATGAAAATACGCCTAAGCCAAAGAGGACCAAGAGAAAGTCAAAGAGGCAGACAAATGAAATTGGAAAACCCACTCGGAAGCGTAAGAAAGCCTTTGAAAAACCTGATTCTGTTGTAGagaattcacctaaaaagaagttTCCTCATGCCACAAGGCGAAGGAGAAGGCAAG TGAAAAAAGTTTTACTGCAAACACCTGAAGATGAGATTGACCCGAGACAGATTAGCATAAGAGGCCTAATAATGCTTGCAGAGGCTAAGGAGCAGATAGGA AGTAAAGAAACGGCGGCAATGAGTAAATTATTCTCAGGTCAGAG CAGCTGTTCCCTAAATCACACCCGACATTAA
- the LOC135615838 gene encoding uncharacterized protein LOC135615838 isoform X8 — protein sequence MMLYFILPKCILTIQNCTLVVGVHGSRLKIAHTLYRTHVMQVIKQLQTRARPTSNGETDGDQANTLQDGVGKMEEETGGVQSEPQIVPRILKVKSMGPEELDDSKGEAISP from the exons ATGATGCTTTACTTCATCCTTCCAAAG TGCATCCTGACCATCCAAAACTGTACCCTAGTGGTGGGGGTTCATGGCAGTCGTTTGAAGATAGCCCACACATTAT ATCGTACACACGTTATGCAAGTAATTAAGCAGCTCCAAACTAGGGCAAGGCCAACTTCCAACGGAGAGACAGATGGTGATCAGGCGAATACATTGCAGGATGGCGTTGGTAAAATGGAG GAGGAAACAGGTGGCGTCCAGAGTGAACCTCAAATAGTCCCTCGAATTTTGAAGGTGAAGTCGATGGGCCCTGAGGAGTTGGATGATTCGAAAGGTGAAGCCATTAGTCCCTAG